From a region of the Methanobrevibacter sp. V74 genome:
- the glmS gene encoding glutamine--fructose-6-phosphate transaminase (isomerizing): MCGIVGCILKEDNDVAPILFESISKLEYRGYDSIGLATFFEDKIHIKKDEGKIEEVDKKLDLEDMPGSFGIAHVRWATHGNPSKLNSHPHVDEDNTVAVVHNGIIENYLEIKEKLILEGHVFKSDTDTEVIAHLIQKFMNEKFDLEHAARKTIDVIEGSYAIAAISVNEPDKIVATRKDSPLIVGIGEDGYYLASDSPAILKYTRDIIFPEKGEIVILDKEGFVVHDEFDNMVNKEIVTIDWTPEMAEKEGYDHFMIKEINEQAIAVKNTLTQKDNIQKIIDDVGDVQRICFVACGTSYHASLTGKYLIESLAGIPTDVILASEFKYSANTLNDKTLVIFISQSGETADSLKALDMANQTSKTLGVVNVVGSSITRRAKYVIQTQAGPEISVAATKTYVAQLTAIYLFAALLSKNVGLLNEIYRVPEFIDEALESVELVKDLSKRYNYARDFFYLGRGYSYPTALEGALKLKEITYIHGEGYAAGELKHGPLALIDKDIPVVVVIPPGESYRKTMSNLEEVKSRGANVLAIGSCDDESLKSKANNVIGINGNVKEIIAPLVYIVPLQLIAYYITLEKGHDPDKPKNLAKCVTVE; this comes from the coding sequence ATGTGCGGAATTGTAGGATGTATATTGAAAGAGGATAATGATGTAGCTCCTATTCTTTTTGAGTCCATATCCAAATTAGAATATAGGGGATATGATTCCATTGGTTTGGCTACATTTTTTGAAGATAAGATACATATTAAAAAGGATGAAGGCAAAATAGAAGAAGTTGACAAAAAATTAGATCTTGAAGACATGCCGGGAAGCTTTGGAATTGCACATGTAAGGTGGGCAACACATGGAAATCCATCCAAACTCAATTCACACCCTCATGTTGATGAAGACAATACTGTAGCTGTTGTTCATAATGGTATTATTGAAAATTACTTGGAAATTAAAGAAAAATTAATTCTTGAAGGTCATGTATTCAAATCAGACACCGATACAGAAGTCATTGCACATTTGATTCAAAAATTCATGAACGAGAAATTTGATTTGGAACATGCTGCTAGAAAAACAATTGATGTTATTGAAGGATCTTATGCAATTGCCGCAATATCCGTTAACGAACCTGATAAAATTGTTGCAACACGTAAAGACTCACCATTGATTGTTGGAATAGGTGAAGACGGTTATTATCTTGCATCTGATTCACCAGCTATTTTAAAATATACCCGTGATATAATTTTTCCTGAAAAAGGAGAAATAGTCATTTTAGATAAAGAAGGTTTTGTTGTTCATGATGAATTTGATAATATGGTCAACAAAGAGATAGTCACCATTGATTGGACTCCTGAAATGGCTGAAAAAGAAGGTTATGATCACTTCATGATTAAAGAGATTAATGAACAGGCAATAGCTGTTAAAAACACATTAACTCAAAAGGACAACATTCAAAAGATCATTGATGATGTGGGTGATGTTCAAAGGATTTGTTTTGTAGCATGCGGAACCTCTTATCATGCATCTTTGACAGGCAAATATTTAATCGAATCTCTTGCAGGCATTCCGACTGATGTTATACTTGCATCTGAATTCAAATACTCCGCCAATACTTTAAATGACAAAACATTAGTGATATTCATATCACAGTCTGGTGAAACTGCAGATTCTCTTAAAGCTTTAGACATGGCCAATCAGACTTCAAAAACATTAGGTGTTGTTAATGTTGTGGGATCATCAATTACTAGACGTGCAAAATATGTTATTCAAACTCAAGCGGGTCCTGAAATTAGTGTGGCGGCAACAAAAACCTATGTTGCACAGTTAACCGCAATTTATTTATTCGCAGCACTGTTGTCTAAAAATGTCGGACTTTTAAATGAGATTTATAGGGTGCCTGAATTCATTGATGAGGCGTTGGAGAGTGTTGAGTTAGTAAAAGACTTATCAAAAAGATATAATTATGCTCGTGACTTTTTCTATTTGGGTAGAGGATATTCATACCCTACAGCATTGGAAGGTGCTTTGAAACTTAAAGAAATCACCTATATTCATGGTGAAGGTTATGCTGCAGGAGAACTTAAGCACGGTCCTTTAGCTTTAATTGATAAAGACATTCCGGTGGTTGTTGTTATTCCTCCTGGAGAAAGTTATAGAAAAACAATGAGTAATTTGGAGGAAGTTAAGTCTAGAGGTGCTAATGTATTGGCTATTGGTTCTTGTGATGATGAATCTCTTAAATCAAAGGCCAATAATGTAATTGGAATAAATGGCAACGTTAAAGAAATTATTGCGCCATTGGTTTATATTGTGCCTTTGCAGCTGATAGCATATTATATTACTCTTGAAAAGGGTCACGACCCGGATAAACCTAAAAACTTGGCTAAATGCGTAACAGTAGAATAA
- a CDS encoding radical SAM protein — protein sequence MEFTPFLLVFHITGRCNLNCSYCYASKYSKYGDLSLEKVKEILNQAKDLGTKNVIFSGGEPLLHSEIFKILEYSNNLSLTNHITSNGTLITENTIKELKKYNVDVTISVDGSCKEINDLIRGSGTFDKSIEAIKNLKKNDIYTSLRMTLMKSNYDDVKNYLNLALENDVDRCIIERITPINKSDNSNILSFEDMLNVFNLMKSYSLETGLNVESNDPLWLIFSENLDNFLDKNHVCGGCTAGISALCINQDLSVFSCPRLQVNSGNLNKMTLEEIWENSVIFKNLRNRDLIKNCMNCIYKYLCGGCRGAAHSNGFYLGNDPQCWMFKDEMCNESH from the coding sequence ATGGAATTTACTCCTTTTTTATTAGTATTTCACATAACTGGTCGATGCAATCTAAATTGTAGTTATTGTTATGCTAGTAAATATTCAAAATATGGTGATTTATCATTAGAAAAAGTTAAAGAAATATTAAATCAAGCAAAAGATTTAGGAACAAAAAATGTAATATTCAGTGGTGGGGAACCCTTACTACATTCGGAAATATTTAAAATTTTAGAATATTCTAATAATCTGTCATTAACTAACCACATTACTTCAAATGGGACACTAATAACAGAAAATACAATTAAAGAACTGAAAAAATATAATGTTGATGTAACAATTAGTGTAGATGGATCTTGTAAAGAAATTAATGATTTAATTAGAGGATCTGGAACTTTTGATAAATCAATTGAAGCAATAAAAAATTTGAAAAAAAATGATATTTATACTTCATTAAGAATGACATTGATGAAAAGTAATTATGATGATGTAAAAAATTATTTAAATTTAGCATTGGAAAACGATGTAGATAGATGCATAATAGAAAGAATTACTCCAATAAACAAATCGGACAACTCAAATATATTATCATTTGAGGATATGCTAAATGTATTCAATTTAATGAAATCTTATTCTCTAGAAACTGGATTAAATGTTGAATCAAATGACCCTTTATGGTTAATTTTTAGTGAAAATTTAGATAATTTCTTAGATAAAAACCATGTTTGTGGTGGATGTACAGCAGGAATATCTGCATTATGTATTAATCAAGATTTATCTGTTTTTTCTTGTCCAAGACTACAAGTCAATTCTGGAAATTTAAATAAAATGACTTTGGAAGAAATTTGGGAAAATTCAGTCATTTTTAAAAATTTAAGAAATAGGGACTTAATAAAAAATTGTATGAATTGCATTTATAAATATCTTTGTGGAGGATGCAGAGGAGCTGCACATTCAAATGGTTTTTATTTAGGAAATGATCCTCAGTGCTGGATGTTTAAAGATGAAATGTGTAATGAGAGTCACTGA
- a CDS encoding MnmC family methyltransferase has translation MSYENDARIINDDIFDLINETFAQEKSSQNNEYRLNFFNSYKNYFVLTDDGSYSINSKEINHKVETLHTSTGAISESFEKFIKPMKFDYSEDIVILDICAGLGYNSSAAIADFIKNSESDLTIDMVEISAPTLACGLLVPSPIPEHDITKKAIEDELVAQDYAGLSLETSEIPENISINVFVEDARQTVQKLESNSYDAIFLDPFSQNMAPELFSLEFFKEFRRIIKDNGIIATYTSSAPVREGFIEAGFYIGLGPIFGRKQGGTLASPNPLMLDYSLPKNDEIRIALSDVGIPFRDPGLNNSSEFILENRAEKRHAARHNTKISSAVKTPIFLGQEIDDEKTKRRVERNLVKMNIPSTTSAEANYIVEVENAYTEKQDIENNSRNRILEMKKRLKKIKEGN, from the coding sequence ATGAGTTATGAAAATGATGCCAGAATAATTAATGATGATATTTTTGATTTGATAAACGAAACTTTTGCTCAGGAAAAAAGTAGTCAAAATAATGAATACAGACTCAATTTTTTTAATAGTTATAAGAATTATTTTGTTTTAACAGATGATGGATCTTATTCTATTAATTCAAAAGAAATAAATCATAAAGTTGAAACATTACATACATCTACCGGTGCAATAAGTGAGTCTTTTGAGAAATTTATTAAACCTATGAAATTCGACTATTCAGAAGACATAGTCATTTTAGATATTTGCGCCGGACTAGGTTACAATTCCTCAGCGGCAATAGCGGATTTCATTAAAAATTCGGAATCTGATCTGACCATTGACATGGTCGAAATATCCGCACCGACTCTGGCATGCGGACTATTAGTGCCATCTCCAATTCCAGAGCATGACATTACTAAAAAAGCAATTGAAGATGAATTAGTCGCTCAAGACTATGCAGGATTAAGTTTAGAAACTTCAGAAATTCCAGAAAACATCAGCATTAATGTTTTTGTTGAAGATGCAAGACAAACAGTTCAAAAACTTGAAAGCAATTCTTATGATGCAATATTTTTAGACCCGTTTAGTCAAAACATGGCTCCCGAGTTATTTTCACTTGAATTTTTCAAAGAATTCAGACGCATAATTAAAGACAATGGAATAATAGCAACTTACACCTCATCAGCACCTGTCAGAGAAGGCTTTATTGAAGCCGGATTTTATATTGGTTTAGGTCCAATATTTGGAAGAAAACAAGGCGGAACACTGGCTAGTCCAAATCCATTAATGCTCGATTATTCACTTCCGAAAAATGATGAGATAAGAATAGCTCTCTCTGATGTTGGAATACCATTTAGAGACCCCGGTTTAAACAATTCTAGTGAATTCATTCTTGAGAATAGAGCTGAAAAAAGACATGCTGCACGCCACAACACCAAAATATCTTCAGCAGTTAAAACACCAATATTTTTAGGTCAGGAAATAGATGATGAAAAAACAAAAAGGCGTGTTGAGCGCAATCTAGTTAAAATGAACATTCCATCAACAACTTCTGCTGAAGCAAATTATATTGTTGAAGTTGAAAATGCCTACACTGAAAAACAAGACATTGAAAATAATTCCAGAAATCGGATTTTAGAGATGAAAAAAAGATTAAAAAAAATTAAAGAAGGAAATTAA
- a CDS encoding radical SAM protein: MKCVMRVTEYCNLNCSYCYMDSMKYYNNFESLNTILEVIKSLNELNIDKLIISGGEPFLRPDIFDILKESKKYFKTTILTNGSLINKKKAKYLSKIGIDGMSISFESTNANIHNKFRDNSYYDALNAMKIVKDQNISVDMGVCVSKNNANDFINLIHMAENLKLDSITFEALNPSGRGKNLRNLMLNSLETETFLNNVHEYLTTQKPSIKVFMFYPQWILWDKKAIGCEVGKSLISVKYNGDILPCSNLPITIGNILKDDFNEIWNSNLMENLRYKRTGFCNECLYKCKCGGCRSQALKDGNIFSSDHTCNYLNKI, from the coding sequence ATGAAATGTGTAATGAGAGTCACTGAATACTGTAATTTAAATTGTTCTTATTGTTATATGGACTCAATGAAATATTACAATAATTTTGAATCCTTAAATACAATTTTAGAAGTTATTAAATCTTTAAATGAATTAAATATTGATAAACTTATAATTAGTGGTGGAGAACCTTTTTTAAGACCAGACATATTCGATATACTCAAAGAATCAAAAAAATACTTTAAAACAACAATATTAACAAATGGATCTTTAATAAATAAAAAAAAAGCAAAATACTTATCAAAAATTGGTATTGATGGAATGAGCATAAGTTTTGAATCAACAAATGCTAATATTCATAACAAATTTAGAGACAATTCATATTATGATGCATTAAATGCCATGAAAATTGTTAAAGATCAAAATATATCTGTTGATATGGGTGTTTGTGTAAGTAAAAACAATGCAAATGATTTTATTAATTTAATTCATATGGCAGAAAATTTAAAATTAGATTCTATTACTTTTGAAGCATTAAATCCAAGTGGAAGAGGAAAAAATTTAAGAAATTTGATGTTAAACTCTTTAGAAACAGAAACCTTTTTAAATAATGTTCATGAATATCTAACAACTCAAAAGCCATCAATAAAAGTTTTCATGTTTTATCCTCAATGGATTCTTTGGGACAAAAAAGCAATAGGTTGTGAAGTTGGAAAATCTCTCATTTCTGTCAAATATAATGGAGATATTTTACCATGTAGCAATCTGCCCATAACAATAGGTAATATTTTAAAAGATGATTTTAATGAAATTTGGAATTCCAATTTAATGGAAAATCTAAGATATAAAAGAACTGGATTTTGTAATGAATGTTTATATAAATGTAAATGTGGAGGTTGTAGAAGCCAAGCTTTAAAAGATGGAAATATATTTTCTTCAGACCATACTTGCAATTACCTGAATAAAATATGA